A genomic stretch from Tribolium castaneum strain GA2 chromosome 6, icTriCast1.1, whole genome shotgun sequence includes:
- the LOC657589 gene encoding sodium-independent sulfate anion transporter isoform X2, translated as MAVKRYKRLLHTRIPITRWLPLYTLPTLLQDLLAGITVGMTEIPQGIAYAIVAGLPPEYGLYSGLIDGFVYAVFGGCKDLNIGPTSILSLMLQPHVAKMGPDASILMTFISGIMIFCLGVMHLGFVIQFFSYPIIAGFICGGSFQIASSQLKSLFGIPGKNGNFLESWKSVFENFSQVRKWDTVLGVTSIVALVALKEIRVFGSLQSRPDWTPRRNFLGKLIFLLSLGRNALIVIIGTLISYYLYEQKPFKITGNVSGGFPPFRPPPFSTNFTGTESTFTAMVQGYGVSLIFIPLLSILEAVSIAKAFSKGRKLDATQEMLALGLCNTFGSFFGSMPVTGSFTRSAVNNASGVRTPLAGIFTSLLLLVAIAFLTPTFYYVPKATLASVIIAAMFYLFDFGAFALLWRTKKLDLVPFLATFLCSLLLGVDYGILIGASINLLFVLYASARPKFTITEEKVLNDGSKIFVIMPRDTLFFPAAEFLRDTVLECDGSDVTVIINGKYIRNMDTTVAKSISVLAHELSLRKHKVMFVNFKESVMKICIGVDKKLENFFFSEEYYNSVTKETSHELDSSRL; from the exons ATGGCAG TCAAACGCTACAAACGCCTCCTCCACACGCGCATCCCCATCACACGATGGCTCCCTCTCTACACGCTCCCGACCCTCCTCCAAGACCTCCTGGCCGGGATCACAGTCGGCATGACGGAAATCCCCCAAGGCATCGCCTACGCGATCGTAGCGGGACTTCCCCCAGAATACGGACTCTACTCCGGCTTGATCGACGGCTTCGTCTACGCCGTTTTCGGGGGCTGTAAGGACCTGAATATTGGCCCCACGTCAATCCTCTCCCTCATGCTGCAGCCCCACGTGGCCAAAATGGGGCCCGACGCCTCCATTTTGATGACTTTCATCTCCGGAATTATGATTTTCTGTCTGGGAGTGATGCATTTGG GTTTCGTTATTCAGTTTTTCTCGTATCCGATCATAGCCGGCTTTATTTGTGGGGGGTCGTTTCAGATTGCGTCCTCGCAGCTTAAAAGCTTGTTCGGGATTCCGGGGAAGAACGGGAATTTTCTCGAGAGTTGGAAAAGtgtttttgagaatttttcgcAAGTTAGGAAATGGGATACGGTGTTGGGAGTCACGTCTATTGTGGCCTTAGTGGCGTTGAAG GAAATCCGTGTTTTTGGGAGCCTCCAAAGCCGCCCCGACTGGACCCCGCGCCGCAATTTTCTCGGAAAACTCATTTTCCTCCTCTCCCTCGGCCGCAACGCCCTCATCGTAATCATCGGCACCCTGATTTCCTACTACTTGTACGAGCAAAAACCCTTCAAAATCACCGGCAACGTCAGCGGGGGATTCCCCCCATTCAGACCCCCGCCCTTCTCCACCAACTTCACCGGAACCGAGTCCACGTTCACCGCCATGGTCCAAGGCTACGGCGTTTCGCTGATTTTCATCCCTTTGCTCTCAATCCTCGAAGCTGTGTCCATTGCCAAGGCGTTCAGTAAAGGCCGGAAATTGGACGCCACGCAGGAAATGCTAGCTTTGGGACTTTGTAACACGTTTGGGTCGTTTTTCGGGTCGATGCCCGTGACCGGATCCTTCACCCGGAGCGCCGTGAACAACGCCTCCGGGGTCCGGACCCCGCTAGCTGGGATTTTTACCTCTTTGCTGCTGCTTGTGGCGATTGCTTTTCTCACGCCTACTTTCTACTACGTGCCGAAGGCCACCCTTGCCAGTGTTATAATAGCAGCGATGTTTTACTTGTTTGATTTTGGGGCCTTTGCCCTGCTGTGGAGAACCAAAA aacttGATTTGGTCCCATTTTTGGCCACGTTTCTCTGCAGTCTTTTGCTTGGGGTGGATTATGGGATTTTAATCGGGGCTTCGATTAATTTACTCTTCGTTTTGTATGCAAGTGCACGTCCGAAATTTACAATAACTGAGGAGAAAGTTCTAAATGATGGAAGCaagatttttgttattatgcCGAGggacacacttttttttcctGCAGCTGAGTTTCTAAGGGACACGGTTTTAGAGTGTGACGGGAGCGACGTTACCGTTATTATTAACGGGAAATATATTAGGAATATGGACACAACTGTGgctaag agtatTTCTGTGCTTGCACATGAGCTCAGCTTGCGCAAACATAAAGTCatgtttgttaattttaaagaatcgGTGATGAAAATCTGTATTGGGGTTGATAAGAAACTAGAGAATTTCTTCTTCAGTGAAGAATATTACAATAGTGTTACTAAAG aGACGTCTCACGAGTTAGATTCATCCAGACTGTGA
- the LOC657512 gene encoding sodium-independent sulfate anion transporter isoform X2: protein MPTLRHILLKRLPITTWLPRYKTSTFFRDLLAGFTVSLTEIPQAIAYAVVAGLTPEYGLYAAFMGGFTYALFGSNKDINIGPTSILCLLIQPYVRKFGPDVAVLACFLSGVLIFLLGVLQLGFVIEFFSYPVIAGFTCAASLQIGSTQIKSLLGIPGPADGFLDAWKAVFNNLDQIKMWDTVLGLVSILILVVLKEIQKFGTLKYRSDWSKSRNILGIATFMVSLARNAIIVIIGTVISYNFGKNPPFKTTGEVKAGFPPFGPPPFVPNCNGTWYSFGTVAQNFGPTLIFLPLVAILEAVSIGKAFSKGKALDATQEMLALGLANMAGSFVRSMPITGSFTRTAVNHSAGVKTQFGGVITSVLALLAIAFLTPTFSYVPKASLAAVIICAMFYLFDFGAFVVLWRAKKLDLVPFLTTLFCCLFISLEYGILIGIGVNLLFVLYASARPKLLITHEKVTRGEIFLITPKDTLYFPAAEFLRDVVLACEGENSTVVVNGKELRNVDVTSLAVLVRELVERGQVPILQNFKPSVVQICIRVDKNLQKYFVQSDLSEILKNV from the exons ATGCCTACTCTCAGACACATCCTCCTCAAACGCCTCCCCATAACCACCTGGTTACCCCGCTACAAAACCTCAACCTTCTTCCGCGACCTTCTGGCCGGCTTCACAGTCAGTCTCACCGAAATCCCCCAAGCCATTGCCTACGCCGTCGTTGCAG GCCTCACGCCCGAATATGGACTCTACGCCGCCTTCATGGGCGGCTTCACCTACGCTCTTTTCGGGAGCAACAAAGACATCAACATCGGGCCCACCAGCATCCTCTGCCTGCTCATCCAACCCTACGTGAGGAAATTTGGGCCCGACGTGGCCGTCTTGGCCTGCTTTCTCTCAGGAGTGCTAATTTTCCTCCTAGGAGTGCTCCAGCTAG GCTTCGTTATTGAGTTTTTTTCGTACCCGGTGATCGCAGGCTTCACATGTGCCGCCTCTTTACAAATAGGGTCGACTCAAATCAAGAGTTTGTTGGGCATTCCAGGCCCAGCTGATGGGTTTTTGGACGCCTGGAAGGCCGTTTTCAACAACTTGGACCAGATCAAAATGTGGGACACGGTTTTGGGACTCGtctcgattttaattttggtcgtTTTGAAG GAAATCCAAAAATTTGGTACCTTAAAGTACCGTTCTGATTGGTCAAAAAGTCGCAATATTTTGGGGATCGCCACCTTCATGGTGTCTCTAGCCCGTAACGcaatcattgttattattgggACCGTGATTTCGtacaattttggcaaaaaccCCCCTTTCAAAACCACAG GTGAGGTCAAAGCTGGGTTCCCGCCCTTTGGACCGCCACCATTCGTCCCGAATTGCAATGGTACTTGGTATAGTTTTGGTACCGTTGCCCAAAATTTTGGCCCCACTCTTATTTTTCTACCACTGGTGGCAATCCTCGAAGCTGTGTCGATTGGGAAGGCTTTTT CCAAAGGTAAGGCTTTGGACGCCACGCAGGAAATGTTGGCCTTAGGTCTGGCCAATATGGCGGGTTCTTTCGTCCGGTCGATGCCCATCACAGGGTCTTTCACCCGAACGGCGGTGAATCACTCAGCTGGGGTTAAAACCCAGTTTGGTGGGGTTATAACCTCGGTTTTGGCCCTTTTAGCTATAGCTTTTCTGACACCGACTTTTTCCTACGTGCCTAAAGCGTCGCTAGCTGCTGTTATCATCTGTGccatgttttatttgttcgaTTTTGGCGCTTTTGTGGTACTTTGGAGGGCCAAAA AACTGGATTTGGTGCCGTTTTTGACAACGCTTTTCTGTTGCCTTTTTATCAGTCTCGAATATGGAATCTTGATCGGAATTGGAGTTAATTTACTCTTCGTTTTGTATGCTAGTGCCCGACCAAAACTTCTCATAACTCACGAGAAAGTAACACGTggggaaatttttttaattactcccAAAGACACACTGTATTTTCCCGCAGCTGAGTTTTTGAGAGACGTGGTTTTGGCCTGTGAGGGTGAAAATTCCACTGTGGTGGTCAACGGGAAAGAGTTACGAAATGTTGACGTGACG AGTTTGGCAGTTTTGGTACGAGAATTGGTCGAGAGAGGTCAAGttccaattttgcaaaactttaaGCCATCAGTGGTCCAAATCTGCATTAGAgtcgataaaaatttgcaaaagtaTTTTGTACAAAGTGACTtgagtgaaattttgaaaaatgtgtaa
- the LOC657589 gene encoding sodium-independent sulfate anion transporter isoform X1 produces the protein MAGKHLNLLKTLPQASISVKRYKRLLHTRIPITRWLPLYTLPTLLQDLLAGITVGMTEIPQGIAYAIVAGLPPEYGLYSGLIDGFVYAVFGGCKDLNIGPTSILSLMLQPHVAKMGPDASILMTFISGIMIFCLGVMHLGFVIQFFSYPIIAGFICGGSFQIASSQLKSLFGIPGKNGNFLESWKSVFENFSQVRKWDTVLGVTSIVALVALKEIRVFGSLQSRPDWTPRRNFLGKLIFLLSLGRNALIVIIGTLISYYLYEQKPFKITGNVSGGFPPFRPPPFSTNFTGTESTFTAMVQGYGVSLIFIPLLSILEAVSIAKAFSKGRKLDATQEMLALGLCNTFGSFFGSMPVTGSFTRSAVNNASGVRTPLAGIFTSLLLLVAIAFLTPTFYYVPKATLASVIIAAMFYLFDFGAFALLWRTKKLDLVPFLATFLCSLLLGVDYGILIGASINLLFVLYASARPKFTITEEKVLNDGSKIFVIMPRDTLFFPAAEFLRDTVLECDGSDVTVIINGKYIRNMDTTVAKSISVLAHELSLRKHKVMFVNFKESVMKICIGVDKKLENFFFSEEYYNSVTKETSHELDSSRL, from the exons ATGGCAGGTAAACACCTCAACCTCCTCAAAACCCTCCCCCAGGCCTCAATTTCAGTCAAACGCTACAAACGCCTCCTCCACACGCGCATCCCCATCACACGATGGCTCCCTCTCTACACGCTCCCGACCCTCCTCCAAGACCTCCTGGCCGGGATCACAGTCGGCATGACGGAAATCCCCCAAGGCATCGCCTACGCGATCGTAGCGGGACTTCCCCCAGAATACGGACTCTACTCCGGCTTGATCGACGGCTTCGTCTACGCCGTTTTCGGGGGCTGTAAGGACCTGAATATTGGCCCCACGTCAATCCTCTCCCTCATGCTGCAGCCCCACGTGGCCAAAATGGGGCCCGACGCCTCCATTTTGATGACTTTCATCTCCGGAATTATGATTTTCTGTCTGGGAGTGATGCATTTGG GTTTCGTTATTCAGTTTTTCTCGTATCCGATCATAGCCGGCTTTATTTGTGGGGGGTCGTTTCAGATTGCGTCCTCGCAGCTTAAAAGCTTGTTCGGGATTCCGGGGAAGAACGGGAATTTTCTCGAGAGTTGGAAAAGtgtttttgagaatttttcgcAAGTTAGGAAATGGGATACGGTGTTGGGAGTCACGTCTATTGTGGCCTTAGTGGCGTTGAAG GAAATCCGTGTTTTTGGGAGCCTCCAAAGCCGCCCCGACTGGACCCCGCGCCGCAATTTTCTCGGAAAACTCATTTTCCTCCTCTCCCTCGGCCGCAACGCCCTCATCGTAATCATCGGCACCCTGATTTCCTACTACTTGTACGAGCAAAAACCCTTCAAAATCACCGGCAACGTCAGCGGGGGATTCCCCCCATTCAGACCCCCGCCCTTCTCCACCAACTTCACCGGAACCGAGTCCACGTTCACCGCCATGGTCCAAGGCTACGGCGTTTCGCTGATTTTCATCCCTTTGCTCTCAATCCTCGAAGCTGTGTCCATTGCCAAGGCGTTCAGTAAAGGCCGGAAATTGGACGCCACGCAGGAAATGCTAGCTTTGGGACTTTGTAACACGTTTGGGTCGTTTTTCGGGTCGATGCCCGTGACCGGATCCTTCACCCGGAGCGCCGTGAACAACGCCTCCGGGGTCCGGACCCCGCTAGCTGGGATTTTTACCTCTTTGCTGCTGCTTGTGGCGATTGCTTTTCTCACGCCTACTTTCTACTACGTGCCGAAGGCCACCCTTGCCAGTGTTATAATAGCAGCGATGTTTTACTTGTTTGATTTTGGGGCCTTTGCCCTGCTGTGGAGAACCAAAA aacttGATTTGGTCCCATTTTTGGCCACGTTTCTCTGCAGTCTTTTGCTTGGGGTGGATTATGGGATTTTAATCGGGGCTTCGATTAATTTACTCTTCGTTTTGTATGCAAGTGCACGTCCGAAATTTACAATAACTGAGGAGAAAGTTCTAAATGATGGAAGCaagatttttgttattatgcCGAGggacacacttttttttcctGCAGCTGAGTTTCTAAGGGACACGGTTTTAGAGTGTGACGGGAGCGACGTTACCGTTATTATTAACGGGAAATATATTAGGAATATGGACACAACTGTGgctaag agtatTTCTGTGCTTGCACATGAGCTCAGCTTGCGCAAACATAAAGTCatgtttgttaattttaaagaatcgGTGATGAAAATCTGTATTGGGGTTGATAAGAAACTAGAGAATTTCTTCTTCAGTGAAGAATATTACAATAGTGTTACTAAAG aGACGTCTCACGAGTTAGATTCATCCAGACTGTGA
- the LOC657512 gene encoding sodium-independent sulfate anion transporter isoform X1, with protein sequence MPTLRHILLKRLPITTWLPRYKTSTFFRDLLAGFTVSLTEIPQAIAYAVVAGLTPEYGLYAAFMGGFTYALFGSNKDINIGPTSILCLLIQPYVRKFGPDVAVLACFLSGVLIFLLGVLQLGFVIEFFSYPVIAGFTCAASLQIGSTQIKSLLGIPGPADGFLDAWKAVFNNLDQIKMWDTVLGLVSILILVVLKEIQKFGTLKYRSDWSKSRNILGIATFMVSLARNAIIVIIGTVISYNFGKNPPFKTTGEVKAGFPPFGPPPFVPNCNGTWYSFGTVAQNFGPTLIFLPLVAILEAVSIGKAFSKGKALDATQEMLALGLANMAGSFVRSMPITGSFTRTAVNHSAGVKTQFGGVITSVLALLAIAFLTPTFSYVPKASLAAVIICAMFYLFDFGAFVVLWRAKKLDLVPFLTTLFCCLFISLEYGILIGIGVNLLFVLYASARPKLLITHEKVTRGEIFLITPKDTLYFPAAEFLRDVVLACEGENSTVVVNGKELRNVDVTVAKSLAVLVRELVERGQVPILQNFKPSVVQICIRVDKNLQKYFVQSDLSEILKNV encoded by the exons ATGCCTACTCTCAGACACATCCTCCTCAAACGCCTCCCCATAACCACCTGGTTACCCCGCTACAAAACCTCAACCTTCTTCCGCGACCTTCTGGCCGGCTTCACAGTCAGTCTCACCGAAATCCCCCAAGCCATTGCCTACGCCGTCGTTGCAG GCCTCACGCCCGAATATGGACTCTACGCCGCCTTCATGGGCGGCTTCACCTACGCTCTTTTCGGGAGCAACAAAGACATCAACATCGGGCCCACCAGCATCCTCTGCCTGCTCATCCAACCCTACGTGAGGAAATTTGGGCCCGACGTGGCCGTCTTGGCCTGCTTTCTCTCAGGAGTGCTAATTTTCCTCCTAGGAGTGCTCCAGCTAG GCTTCGTTATTGAGTTTTTTTCGTACCCGGTGATCGCAGGCTTCACATGTGCCGCCTCTTTACAAATAGGGTCGACTCAAATCAAGAGTTTGTTGGGCATTCCAGGCCCAGCTGATGGGTTTTTGGACGCCTGGAAGGCCGTTTTCAACAACTTGGACCAGATCAAAATGTGGGACACGGTTTTGGGACTCGtctcgattttaattttggtcgtTTTGAAG GAAATCCAAAAATTTGGTACCTTAAAGTACCGTTCTGATTGGTCAAAAAGTCGCAATATTTTGGGGATCGCCACCTTCATGGTGTCTCTAGCCCGTAACGcaatcattgttattattgggACCGTGATTTCGtacaattttggcaaaaaccCCCCTTTCAAAACCACAG GTGAGGTCAAAGCTGGGTTCCCGCCCTTTGGACCGCCACCATTCGTCCCGAATTGCAATGGTACTTGGTATAGTTTTGGTACCGTTGCCCAAAATTTTGGCCCCACTCTTATTTTTCTACCACTGGTGGCAATCCTCGAAGCTGTGTCGATTGGGAAGGCTTTTT CCAAAGGTAAGGCTTTGGACGCCACGCAGGAAATGTTGGCCTTAGGTCTGGCCAATATGGCGGGTTCTTTCGTCCGGTCGATGCCCATCACAGGGTCTTTCACCCGAACGGCGGTGAATCACTCAGCTGGGGTTAAAACCCAGTTTGGTGGGGTTATAACCTCGGTTTTGGCCCTTTTAGCTATAGCTTTTCTGACACCGACTTTTTCCTACGTGCCTAAAGCGTCGCTAGCTGCTGTTATCATCTGTGccatgttttatttgttcgaTTTTGGCGCTTTTGTGGTACTTTGGAGGGCCAAAA AACTGGATTTGGTGCCGTTTTTGACAACGCTTTTCTGTTGCCTTTTTATCAGTCTCGAATATGGAATCTTGATCGGAATTGGAGTTAATTTACTCTTCGTTTTGTATGCTAGTGCCCGACCAAAACTTCTCATAACTCACGAGAAAGTAACACGTggggaaatttttttaattactcccAAAGACACACTGTATTTTCCCGCAGCTGAGTTTTTGAGAGACGTGGTTTTGGCCTGTGAGGGTGAAAATTCCACTGTGGTGGTCAACGGGAAAGAGTTACGAAATGTTGACGTGACGGTTGCAAAG AGTTTGGCAGTTTTGGTACGAGAATTGGTCGAGAGAGGTCAAGttccaattttgcaaaactttaaGCCATCAGTGGTCCAAATCTGCATTAGAgtcgataaaaatttgcaaaagtaTTTTGTACAAAGTGACTtgagtgaaattttgaaaaatgtgtaa